Sequence from the Sporichthyaceae bacterium genome:
GCCGTCGGAGGGCAAGACCGCGCCGCGGCGCGGCGCGAGGTTGGACCTGGCGTCGCTGGTGTTCGGCGACGAGCTGCCGGCGGCGCGGCGGGCGGTGCTGGATGCGTTGATCGGGCTGTGCAGTGGGCCGGTGGAGGCGGCGGCGCAGGTGCTGGAGTTGCCGGCGGGGCTGGTCGGGGAGGTCGCGACCAACCGGTCGGTGTTGACGGCGCCGACGACCACGGCGGCTCGGCTCTACACCGGGGTGCTGTTCGAGCACCTGGGGCTGGAGAGCCTCCAGCCGGCGGCGAAGCGGCGGGCGAATCGCAGTGTGCTGATTGCCAGTGGGTTGTGGGGTGTGGTGGCGCCATCGGATCGGATCCCGGCGTATCGGCTCTCGGGTGGGGTGAGCCTGCCGCCGTTGGGTCCGCTGGCGGCGCACTGGCGGGCGCCGTTGGCGTCGGTGCTGCCGCAGCGGGCGGGGCGGGGGTTGGTGTTGGACCTGCGGTCGGGCACCTATGCGAACGCGTGGCGGCCCACCGGGGCTGTCGCGGAGCGCACGGTGACGGTGCGAGTCACGCAGAACGGCAAGGTGGTGTCACACCACAACAAGGCAACCAAGGGGCTGTTGGCGCGAGCGCTCTTGCAGGCCGGGGTGGATCCGAAGAAGCCCGAAAGTTTGGCGCAGGTCTGCCGGGAGCTCGG
This genomic interval carries:
- a CDS encoding peroxide stress protein YaaA, whose translation is MLILLPPSEGKTAPRRGARLDLASLVFGDELPAARRAVLDALIGLCSGPVEAAAQVLELPAGLVGEVATNRSVLTAPTTTAARLYTGVLFEHLGLESLQPAAKRRANRSVLIASGLWGVVAPSDRIPAYRLSGGVSLPPLGPLAAHWRAPLASVLPQRAGRGLVLDLRSGTYANAWRPTGAVAERTVTVRVTQNGKVVSHHNKATKGLLARALLQAGVDPKKPESLAQVCRELGFAAVLGPATAGRSRELSVDDAR